TACCGGAACCGGAACCGCTCACTCTTCCACCAGAGCCGGTCCAGAATGAGACTCCTCCACGCAGCCTGTCGCCAGTGTCACAGTTATTGTTGGAAATGGAGAGCACAcaggaaaatgaaaaagcGGCAGGAAATCCCCCCAGGAAAACCCGGGGGAAGAAGAAAGTTGGGATTGAGCAAAGTCCGGAAATACCAGATATCGTTGGGCCAATAGCTAGACGCACACGCTCCTCATTGGGCAAGACAAATCCTCAGCCTGCCATAGTGGAGCCCATTACCAATTCAACTGCTTCAGATAAGCCCAAAAAAAGAGCCCCTAGGGCCAGTAAAAGAGCCCCACAGTCGACGACTGCATGTGAAGAGCCGATACCTGCCTCTGCATTACATATTATTGGGCcggtaatttatttttatttatgtactTAATATACACTAAAAttatatcttttactatcagATCGTGGTTCATAACAGCCGACGTGAGCAATTGGCTGAAATGGCAGCGCGTTCCCAAGTGGTGGGCAGCGTAGATCTAGTGTCAGCGGTGGTGCCTAGGGTGGAGGGATTTGTAAGTATACTTTCCTACTTTCCCAACATAACTGAATGAATATTGTTATTCCTTTCAGGTTAATCTAGATTCGGATGATGAAGGACCAGCCGCTGTGCCCAAAGACGATTCGAATCCATTTGAAGATGACAATCCCACAAAGGAAGTAGCTGTTTCTTGGTATGCAACATAAGAtcttaaaaattgaaagttaGTAACTGGAAAATCTTAACTTTTTGTAGGATGGGCGAGATACAGATCTATAAATTGCGGCGGCATCAGAAGTTCCAGCACATGTTTGAGGAGGTGGCCAAGCGCAATAATGTAGCTGTCGAGGAAGTGTTGATAGACAAGTATTACCAAATCATTGAACCCAATGATACACCTCATAGTATTGGTCTTGAAAGCTTCCATACACTCAGTGAGTTTCAGCAAGCTAAATTTGTATATTTGatgtaaaatttaatatattctcAGCTGGGCATGCCAACAAAACGAACAACAACTGCATAGAGACTGGCTCGATAAATAAGAATAATCACCAAGAGCTAATTAAGAAACCAAGAAAATTCCAAGTTAAAGTGCAGTCGAATAAGTGGAAGCATCCTATCGTGATGGTCATGAAAAAAACAGattcattcaaaatattgtaCATCAAGTGCGCCGAGGAGCTCAACCTTTCGGCGCGACTCATATCGCTGTTGTAGGTACTGAACGTCCGGATTTGAAATCGAGTTTATAAATATTCCCTTTGCAGTTTTGATGGCGAACTCTTGGATCCTGACGATACACCCATAAATCAGGATATGGAGGGCAATGAAATTATTGATCTGCACATCAAATCCtagattaatatttatttaattattttcagtttaattatttttgaatttattcgGTATATTGTTTAAACTTTTTGTGTTGaatttctgtgttcaaattaAAGATTTCGTATGTAGAATATTTAATAGTCGGTGTGCGGAATTTGAATCTGAAGAACATTTCCCCAAGTAGAGCAGCGGGCAACTTCCAAAAAACCCTCAAGCATTCATTATACACCcctaatattttgtttatctaGCATATAGAGCGCACTCATACTCTAAAGCTGAGCGCTAGAAACAGATCCCAAATGGTTGTTTATATTGACATGAcaggatgctgctgctgctgctgctgtggagTTTTCCATCGTTGGG
The Drosophila bipectinata strain 14024-0381.07 chromosome 3R, DbipHiC1v2, whole genome shotgun sequence DNA segment above includes these coding regions:
- the Rad60 gene encoding DNA repair protein Rad60 isoform X2; amino-acid sequence: MSDDDCDIFSAARRRAPPKALPKESSNLFNDSIASEIDYDFLGDSTIKTKGKKAGRQKKTKPLPEPEPLTLPPEPVQNETPPRSLSPVSQLLLEMESTQENEKAAGNPPRKTRGKKKVGIEQSPEIPDIVGPIARRTRSSLGKTNPQPAIVEPITNSTASDKPKKRAPRASKRAPQSTTACEEPIPASALHIIGPIVVHNSRREQLAEMAARSQVVGSVDLVSAVVPRVEGFVNLDSDDEGPAAVPKDDSNPFEDDNPTKEVAVSWMGEIQIYKLRRHQKFQHMFEEVAKRNNVAVEEVLIDKYYQIIEPNDTPHSIGLESFHTLTGHANKTNNNCIETGSINKNNHQELIKKPRKFQVKVQSNKWKHPIVMVMKKTDSFKILYIKCAEELNLSARLISLL
- the Rad60 gene encoding DNA repair protein Rad60 isoform X1 — its product is MSDDDCDIFSAARRRAPPKALPKESSNLFNDSIASEIDYDFLGDSTIKTKGKKAGRQKKTKPLPEPEPLTLPPEPVQNETPPRSLSPVSQLLLEMESTQENEKAAGNPPRKTRGKKKVGIEQSPEIPDIVGPIARRTRSSLGKTNPQPAIVEPITNSTASDKPKKRAPRASKRAPQSTTACEEPIPASALHIIGPIVVHNSRREQLAEMAARSQVVGSVDLVSAVVPRVEGFVNLDSDDEGPAAVPKDDSNPFEDDNPTKEVAVSWMGEIQIYKLRRHQKFQHMFEEVAKRNNVAVEEVLIDKYYQIIEPNDTPHSIGLESFHTLTGHANKTNNNCIETGSINKNNHQELIKKPRKFQVKVQSNKWKHPIVMVMKKTDSFKILYIKCAEELNLSARLISLFFDGELLDPDDTPINQDMEGNEIIDLHIKS